A stretch of Usitatibacter palustris DNA encodes these proteins:
- a CDS encoding GspE/PulE family protein: protein MATAAPPKSAVDRKLTLKEVLDWLVEDGLIEKEVASKIIQDSRYVRGGAKHPFVIIAEANIRSPVQRNNVVNPEGLTVWLAARMHIPFMHVDPLKIDLKSVTQVMSAEYAQRRGILPTEVKGNEVTIATCEPFMTSWEAELSQMLRLKIKRVLASPLDIERYQGEFFNLAQSMKRAEASGVPTSGLSNFEQLVELGKAGRNLDANDHHIVHLVDWLFQYAFDQRASDIHLEPRRDVGILRFRIDGVLHEVYQVPYTVMVAMTSRIKILGRMDVVEKRRPQDGRIKTRTVTGEETELRLSTLPTAHGEKVVMRIFDPEVLQRDFKDLGFTKEEHEMWQSLIKSPGGILLVTGPTGSGKTTTLYTTLKQLATSEVNVCTIEDPIEMVDPRLNQMQVQTEIDLTFAAGVRALMRQDPDIIMVGEVRDLETAEMAIQSALTGHLVLSTLHTNDAPSSISRLLDLGVPAYLLTSTLIGIMAQRLVRTLCPNCKEKIPFQREEDHALWHSVCAPFKAAPPTEVYRPVGCVECRNTGFRGRVAIYEILPMTPDVKKVVGAGGDIPAITQAAYKAGMRPLRVSGATKVALGMTTFEEVLKSAPLA from the coding sequence ATGGCTACCGCTGCGCCGCCCAAGTCCGCCGTCGACCGCAAGCTCACGCTGAAGGAAGTCCTCGACTGGCTGGTCGAGGACGGCCTCATCGAGAAGGAAGTCGCCTCCAAGATCATCCAGGACTCGCGTTACGTCCGGGGCGGGGCGAAGCACCCCTTCGTGATCATTGCCGAGGCGAACATCCGTTCGCCGGTGCAGCGCAACAACGTCGTGAATCCCGAAGGCCTCACGGTCTGGCTCGCGGCGCGGATGCACATCCCGTTCATGCACGTCGACCCGCTCAAGATCGACCTGAAGTCGGTCACGCAGGTGATGAGCGCGGAGTACGCGCAGCGCCGCGGCATCCTGCCCACGGAAGTGAAGGGCAACGAGGTGACGATCGCCACCTGCGAGCCGTTCATGACGTCGTGGGAGGCGGAGCTGTCGCAGATGCTCCGGCTCAAGATCAAGCGCGTGCTGGCGAGCCCGCTCGACATCGAGCGCTACCAGGGCGAGTTCTTCAACCTCGCGCAGAGCATGAAGCGCGCCGAAGCCTCGGGCGTGCCGACCTCGGGCCTGTCGAACTTCGAGCAACTGGTGGAGCTCGGCAAGGCGGGCCGCAACCTCGACGCGAACGACCACCACATCGTCCATCTCGTCGACTGGCTCTTCCAGTACGCGTTCGACCAGCGCGCGAGCGACATCCACCTCGAGCCTCGGCGCGACGTGGGGATCCTGCGCTTCCGCATCGACGGCGTGCTGCACGAGGTCTACCAGGTGCCGTACACGGTGATGGTCGCGATGACCTCGCGCATCAAGATCCTCGGCCGCATGGACGTGGTCGAGAAGCGCCGTCCGCAGGACGGCCGCATCAAGACGCGCACCGTGACCGGCGAGGAAACGGAGTTGCGCCTCTCGACGCTGCCCACCGCGCACGGCGAGAAAGTCGTGATGCGAATCTTCGATCCGGAAGTCCTGCAGCGCGACTTCAAGGACCTCGGGTTCACGAAGGAAGAGCACGAGATGTGGCAGTCGCTGATCAAGTCGCCGGGCGGGATCCTTCTCGTCACCGGGCCGACGGGATCGGGCAAGACGACGACCCTCTACACCACGCTCAAGCAGCTCGCGACCTCGGAAGTGAACGTCTGCACGATCGAGGATCCGATCGAGATGGTGGATCCGCGCCTGAACCAGATGCAGGTGCAGACCGAGATCGACCTCACGTTCGCCGCGGGCGTGCGCGCCCTCATGCGCCAGGACCCGGACATCATCATGGTGGGCGAGGTCCGCGACCTCGAGACCGCCGAGATGGCGATCCAGTCCGCGCTCACGGGCCACCTGGTGCTCTCGACGCTGCACACCAATGACGCGCCATCGTCGATCTCGCGCCTGCTCGACCTCGGCGTGCCGGCGTATCTCCTCACCTCCACGCTGATCGGCATCATGGCCCAGCGCCTGGTGCGCACGCTGTGCCCGAACTGCAAGGAAAAGATTCCCTTCCAGCGCGAGGAAGACCACGCGCTGTGGCACTCGGTGTGCGCGCCCTTCAAGGCCGCGCCGCCGACCGAGGTGTACCGCCCGGTGGGATGCGTCGAATGCCGCAACACGGGCTTCCGCGGGCGCGTGGCGATCTACGAGATCCTGCCGATGACGCCGGACGTGAAGAAGGTCGTCGGCGCGGGCGGTGACATCCCCGCGATTACGCAGGCCGCGTACAAGGCCGGCATGCGGCCGCTGCGCGTTTCCGGCGCGACCAAGGTGGCGCTGGGCATGACCACCTTCGAGGAAGTCCTGAAGTCCGCTCCGCTCGCGTGA
- a CDS encoding penicillin acylase family protein: MIARVLAFVVLLVASVLAGAWLWLHQSLPKLDGDVSVRGLSAAVEIVRDKEGVPHLFATNERDAAFAIGYAHAQDRLWQLEFQRRVGAGRLAEVMGERAYDTDRLMRTLGFTQLAERSVAKLDAETRGVLDSYAAGVNAFLESEPVLPVEFQVFRIKPDKWKPADTVAWLYVMAWDLSGNWRTELARLRYTNKLGAARMAELIPPNPGETYRPFPDFKALYAEADPVAGELLARWPNPEHALGSNSWVVSGARSASGKPVLANDPHLGLQTPALWYLAHLATPAGNVVGGTLPGVPFIVLGRNDRVAWTMTTTYGDTQDLFIERLVPGDEMSYLTPTGKAKFEVREEVIRVDGADRKIRIRSTRHGPVISDVVKTAQSATPKGHVIALGWTALSDDPATVRAGLAINRARDRDQLVNALREFHAPMQNVVFADVDGRIGFIAPALVPKRRADNEAMGRIPVPGWDAKYDWQGMLAFEDLPAVHDPKSGSIVTANNKITPPGYKPFVSVDWAAPYRADRIEELLAKAPRHSLESFGRIQADVRSRLAVELLPAMQAASPGTLAGREAQRTIAGWKGEMTADSAAPLAFMAWYRELSRLVYADELGDLFPDGWEMRSQFMIGVMKDQGGLSSWCDNVSTKEKKTCAQLAGKAFDLAGEDLGKRYGLASEWRWGKAHYAWSMHRPFGFVPVASKIFSVTPETPGDTNTVNVGHINIRDNESPFANRHAASLRTLYDFADLEKSLYMHSTGQSGNVLSPWYSNLADRWVKVEYITIPTKREAIQAAHTLRLQPAK; this comes from the coding sequence GTGATCGCGCGCGTCCTCGCCTTCGTCGTCCTGCTCGTCGCGAGCGTCCTCGCCGGCGCCTGGTTGTGGTTGCACCAGTCGCTCCCCAAGCTCGATGGCGATGTTTCCGTGCGCGGTCTTTCCGCCGCGGTGGAGATCGTGCGCGACAAGGAAGGCGTGCCGCATCTCTTCGCGACGAACGAACGCGATGCGGCCTTCGCGATCGGCTACGCGCATGCGCAGGATCGCCTCTGGCAGCTGGAGTTCCAGCGGCGCGTGGGCGCGGGGCGGCTCGCGGAAGTGATGGGCGAGCGTGCTTACGATACCGACCGCCTGATGCGCACGCTCGGGTTCACGCAACTCGCCGAGCGCTCGGTCGCGAAGCTCGATGCCGAGACGCGCGGCGTGCTTGATTCCTATGCGGCCGGGGTGAATGCCTTTCTCGAATCCGAACCGGTGTTGCCGGTCGAGTTCCAGGTCTTCCGCATCAAGCCCGACAAGTGGAAGCCCGCGGACACGGTCGCGTGGCTCTACGTGATGGCGTGGGACCTCTCGGGCAACTGGCGTACCGAGCTCGCACGGTTGCGCTACACGAACAAGCTCGGTGCGGCGCGCATGGCCGAGCTCATCCCGCCGAACCCCGGTGAAACCTATCGCCCGTTCCCGGATTTCAAGGCGCTGTATGCCGAGGCGGACCCCGTTGCGGGGGAACTCCTCGCACGCTGGCCCAACCCGGAGCACGCGCTCGGTTCCAACAGCTGGGTCGTCTCGGGTGCGCGGAGTGCGAGCGGCAAGCCCGTGCTCGCGAACGATCCGCACCTCGGACTGCAGACGCCTGCGCTCTGGTACCTCGCGCATCTCGCCACACCGGCGGGCAATGTCGTCGGTGGAACGCTGCCCGGCGTGCCCTTCATCGTGCTCGGCCGCAACGACCGCGTCGCCTGGACGATGACCACAACCTACGGCGACACGCAGGACCTTTTCATCGAACGCCTCGTGCCCGGCGACGAGATGAGCTACCTCACGCCCACGGGCAAGGCGAAGTTCGAAGTGCGCGAAGAAGTGATTCGCGTCGACGGTGCGGACCGCAAGATCAGGATCCGCAGCACGCGCCACGGCCCGGTGATCTCGGACGTGGTGAAGACCGCGCAATCGGCAACACCCAAGGGGCACGTGATCGCGCTCGGCTGGACGGCTCTCTCCGACGATCCGGCCACCGTGCGCGCCGGCCTCGCGATCAACCGCGCGCGCGACCGCGACCAGCTCGTCAATGCATTGCGCGAATTCCATGCGCCGATGCAAAACGTGGTCTTCGCCGACGTCGACGGGCGCATCGGCTTCATCGCGCCGGCCCTCGTGCCCAAGCGCCGCGCCGACAACGAGGCGATGGGGCGCATTCCGGTTCCGGGGTGGGATGCGAAGTACGACTGGCAGGGCATGCTCGCTTTCGAGGACCTCCCCGCGGTGCACGACCCGAAGTCGGGAAGCATCGTGACCGCCAACAACAAGATCACGCCGCCCGGCTACAAGCCGTTCGTGTCCGTGGACTGGGCCGCACCGTATCGCGCCGATCGCATCGAGGAATTGCTCGCGAAGGCGCCGCGCCATTCGCTCGAGAGCTTCGGGCGCATCCAGGCCGACGTGCGCTCGCGCCTCGCCGTGGAACTGCTGCCCGCGATGCAGGCGGCGAGCCCCGGCACGCTCGCGGGTCGCGAAGCGCAGAGGACGATCGCCGGTTGGAAGGGCGAGATGACCGCGGATTCCGCTGCGCCGCTGGCCTTCATGGCGTGGTATCGCGAGCTCTCGCGCCTGGTCTATGCCGACGAGCTCGGCGACCTTTTCCCGGACGGGTGGGAGATGCGCTCGCAGTTCATGATCGGCGTGATGAAGGACCAGGGCGGACTCTCGTCGTGGTGCGACAACGTGAGCACGAAGGAGAAGAAGACCTGCGCGCAACTCGCCGGCAAGGCCTTCGACCTGGCGGGCGAAGACCTCGGCAAGCGCTACGGCCTTGCGTCAGAGTGGCGCTGGGGCAAGGCGCACTACGCGTGGAGCATGCACCGCCCCTTCGGGTTCGTGCCGGTCGCCTCGAAGATCTTCAGCGTGACGCCCGAGACGCCCGGCGACACCAACACCGTGAACGTGGGCCACATCAACATCCGCGACAACGAGTCCCCGTTCGCCAATCGCCATGCCGCGAGCCTGCGCACGCTCTATGACTTCGCCGACCTCGAGAAGTCGCTCTACATGCACTCGACGGGGCAATCGGGCAACGTCCTCTCGCCGTGGTACTCGAACCTCGCCGATCGCTGGGTGAAGGTCGAATACATCACCATTCCCACGAAGCGCGAGGCGATCCAGGCCGCGCACACGCTGCGCCTCCAGCCCGCGAAGTAG
- a CDS encoding DUF1203 domain-containing protein has product MAFRVRGLSPDLFSRYFAMSDAELRAAGALRLVAQEPGMPCRVSMAHIAPGDEVVLVNYEHLPELTPYRSRHAIYVGRGSTQPYDAVDVVPEVIRTRLVSVRAFDAGHMIVDADVVDGADSAALFERLLANPSVSYLHVHNAKRGCYSGRVERA; this is encoded by the coding sequence ATGGCCTTCCGAGTGCGCGGACTTTCCCCCGATCTTTTCAGCCGCTATTTCGCGATGTCCGATGCGGAGCTTCGCGCGGCAGGTGCGCTGCGTCTCGTCGCGCAGGAGCCGGGCATGCCTTGCCGAGTGAGCATGGCGCACATCGCGCCGGGCGACGAAGTGGTGCTCGTGAACTATGAGCACCTGCCGGAGCTCACGCCGTATCGTTCGCGCCACGCGATCTACGTCGGCCGTGGTTCGACGCAGCCCTACGACGCTGTCGATGTCGTGCCGGAAGTCATTCGCACGCGACTCGTCAGCGTTCGTGCGTTCGACGCGGGCCACATGATCGTCGACGCGGATGTCGTGGACGGAGCCGACAGCGCGGCGCTCTTCGAGCGGCTGCTCGCCAATCCCTCAGTGAGCTACCTTCACGTCCACAACGCCAAGCGCGGCTGCTACTCGGGTCGCGTGGAGCGCGCCTAG
- a CDS encoding NUDIX hydrolase, producing the protein MFFCNRCGANASQRIPEGDNRERAVCDACGTIQYLNPKIVVGCLPVWEDKILLCKRAIEPRRGLWTLPGGFMENGETAAEGAAREAMEEANARVEITDLYTVYSIPHISQVYMMFRARLLDRDVSPGIESLEVKLVTEDEIPWDELAFTMARRTLKHYLEDRKTGNFITRFGDIVPPER; encoded by the coding sequence ATCTTCTTCTGCAATCGCTGCGGCGCCAACGCCTCCCAGCGCATCCCCGAAGGCGACAACCGCGAACGCGCGGTGTGCGATGCCTGCGGCACGATCCAGTACCTCAATCCCAAGATCGTCGTCGGCTGCCTCCCCGTGTGGGAGGACAAGATCCTCCTGTGTAAACGCGCGATCGAGCCGCGCCGTGGACTGTGGACGCTGCCCGGCGGCTTCATGGAGAACGGCGAGACCGCCGCCGAAGGTGCGGCGCGCGAGGCCATGGAAGAAGCGAATGCGCGCGTCGAGATCACCGACCTCTACACCGTGTATTCGATCCCGCACATCAGCCAGGTCTACATGATGTTCCGCGCGCGATTGCTCGACCGCGATGTCTCGCCCGGCATCGAAAGCCTGGAGGTGAAGCTCGTCACCGAGGACGAGATTCCGTGGGACGAACTCGCGTTCACGATGGCGCGTCGGACGCTCAAGCACTATCTCGAGGATAGGAAGACCGGGAACTTCATCACGCGCTTCGGCGACATCGTGCCTCCGGAAAGATAA
- a CDS encoding cytochrome D1 domain-containing protein has protein sequence MKLLAKTLLLAALAVLPAAASFTAGERVIVLNSGDGTVSIVDPATMKEVKRIPVGKEPHHLMATPDDKELIVANAASNDLVFLNPLSGEVLRRVERISDPYQIGYSPDRKWLVSASNRLDRVDLYNASDLKLVKRFELPKVPSHVAFNAASSLAFVTLQDSNEIAAIDLVAHTIKWKMAVGKQPAGIWMTPDDKHLLVGMTGENHVEVIDWRTAKSVKKIVTGAGAHNFLAMGDGRHLLISNRVSNTVSVIDQQKLEVKESFAVPGGPDCMELTKDGKQLWVTSRWIRQVTVIDMATRKVVGKVPVGKSPHGIYFHSHAARQ, from the coding sequence ATGAAATTACTTGCAAAAACCCTGCTTTTGGCCGCGCTGGCAGTCCTTCCCGCCGCCGCTTCCTTCACGGCCGGCGAACGCGTGATCGTCCTCAATTCCGGTGACGGAACGGTGTCCATCGTCGACCCGGCCACCATGAAGGAAGTGAAGCGCATTCCCGTGGGCAAGGAGCCGCACCACCTGATGGCCACGCCCGACGACAAGGAACTCATCGTCGCCAACGCCGCGAGCAATGACCTCGTGTTCCTCAACCCGCTGTCGGGCGAAGTGCTGCGCCGCGTGGAGCGCATCAGCGATCCGTACCAGATCGGCTACTCACCCGACCGCAAGTGGTTGGTGAGCGCGTCCAATCGCCTCGACCGCGTGGACCTCTACAACGCGTCCGACCTCAAGCTCGTGAAGCGCTTCGAGCTGCCCAAGGTGCCGAGCCACGTCGCGTTCAATGCCGCGAGCTCGCTCGCGTTCGTCACGCTGCAGGATTCGAACGAGATCGCCGCGATCGATCTCGTCGCGCACACGATCAAGTGGAAGATGGCGGTGGGCAAGCAGCCCGCGGGCATCTGGATGACGCCCGACGACAAGCACCTGCTGGTCGGCATGACGGGCGAGAACCACGTGGAAGTGATCGACTGGCGCACCGCGAAGAGCGTGAAGAAGATCGTCACCGGTGCGGGCGCGCACAACTTCCTCGCCATGGGCGACGGGCGCCACCTGCTCATTTCCAACCGCGTCTCGAACACCGTCTCGGTGATCGACCAGCAGAAGCTGGAAGTGAAGGAGTCCTTCGCGGTGCCGGGCGGCCCGGACTGCATGGAACTCACCAAGGACGGCAAGCAGCTCTGGGTGACTTCGCGCTGGATCCGGCAGGTGACCGTGATCGACATGGCCACGCGCAAGGTCGTCGGCAAGGTCCCCGTCGGCAAGTCGCCGCACGGCATCTATTTTCATTCCCACGCCGCGCGCCAGTAG
- a CDS encoding polysaccharide deacetylase family protein translates to MPAASLLLALAACRATVFLTIDTGNMEPAEAMAAILRKHDVKATFFLANEKTKRGDASLDASWAPFWKQLAAEGHAFGTHTWRHWYVRGDAPGGKVSYVPWGAKQGESLDREAFCAELRKPEEAFKAMTGRGFDGLWRAPGGKTTPRAIEFAKSCGYTHVGWSPAGFSGDELPSDKFPGDALLARQLRDIRNGDVLLWHLGIWSRQEPMWPKLDELIAGLKDKGFCFARIPEGAAWKR, encoded by the coding sequence GTGCCGGCTGCCTCGCTCCTGCTTGCCCTGGCCGCGTGCCGCGCCACCGTGTTCCTCACGATCGATACGGGGAACATGGAGCCCGCTGAAGCGATGGCGGCAATACTCCGCAAGCACGATGTGAAGGCGACGTTCTTCCTCGCCAACGAAAAAACGAAGCGCGGTGACGCTTCGCTCGATGCGAGCTGGGCTCCCTTCTGGAAACAGCTCGCGGCCGAGGGCCATGCGTTCGGCACGCACACGTGGCGCCACTGGTACGTGCGCGGCGATGCGCCGGGCGGCAAGGTGAGCTACGTGCCCTGGGGCGCGAAGCAGGGCGAGTCACTCGATCGCGAGGCGTTCTGCGCGGAGCTGCGCAAGCCCGAGGAAGCATTCAAGGCGATGACGGGCCGCGGCTTCGACGGCCTGTGGCGCGCGCCGGGCGGCAAGACCACGCCGCGCGCGATCGAATTCGCGAAATCCTGCGGCTACACGCACGTCGGCTGGTCGCCCGCCGGATTCAGCGGTGACGAACTGCCCTCCGACAAGTTTCCCGGCGACGCGCTTCTCGCGAGACAATTGCGCGACATCCGTAACGGTGACGTTCTTCTCTGGCACCTGGGCATCTGGTCGCGGCAGGAACCGATGTGGCCGAAACTCGATGAACTGATCGCCGGATTGAAGGACAAAGGATTCTGCTTCGCGCGCATTCCGGAGGGCGCCGCTTGGAAACGTTGA
- a CDS encoding sterol desaturase family protein — protein METLTAAWASLHGWVFEKLVEPVVFALGLSTYMEQAFDATELFLIGAFEVATLALVLSAVERWKPIEVWADRSPVRTDVIYTLLQRLGIVPLAIFIALTPAVDALDGWLRLHDIVPWKLEDAVPALHTQPLASFLVYLVILDFVAYWLHRAQHRFEAWWALHSLHHSQREMTFWTDDRNHLLDDLIVDGCFALVALAIGVPPMQFAMILVATRIVESFSHVNARIHFGRIGEWLLVSPRFHRIHHAIGLGHEGRVRGCNFATLFPIWDRLFGTANTDNVYPATGIRDQLHGADYGVGFWRQQGLGLARLVRALRGAATTPPAYPRATSNLPESTP, from the coding sequence TTGGAAACGTTGACCGCAGCCTGGGCGTCCCTGCACGGATGGGTGTTCGAGAAGCTCGTCGAACCCGTCGTGTTCGCGCTCGGCCTGTCGACCTACATGGAGCAGGCCTTCGACGCGACCGAGCTCTTCCTCATCGGCGCGTTCGAGGTCGCTACGCTGGCACTCGTGCTCTCGGCCGTGGAGCGCTGGAAGCCGATCGAGGTGTGGGCCGATCGCAGCCCCGTGCGCACCGACGTGATCTACACGCTCCTGCAGCGCCTGGGCATCGTGCCGCTGGCCATCTTCATCGCGCTCACGCCCGCCGTGGATGCGCTCGACGGCTGGCTTCGCCTGCACGACATCGTGCCGTGGAAGCTCGAGGACGCCGTGCCCGCGCTCCACACGCAACCGCTCGCGTCGTTCCTCGTGTATCTCGTGATTCTCGATTTCGTCGCCTACTGGCTGCACCGCGCGCAGCATCGCTTCGAGGCATGGTGGGCGCTGCACAGCCTGCACCACAGCCAGCGCGAGATGACGTTCTGGACCGACGATCGCAACCACCTGCTCGATGACCTCATCGTCGATGGCTGCTTCGCGCTGGTCGCGCTCGCCATCGGCGTGCCGCCGATGCAGTTCGCGATGATCCTCGTCGCGACGCGGATCGTGGAGAGCTTCTCGCACGTGAATGCGCGCATCCATTTCGGCCGGATCGGCGAATGGTTGTTGGTGAGCCCTCGTTTCCACCGCATCCACCACGCCATCGGCCTCGGCCATGAAGGCCGGGTGCGCGGCTGCAACTTCGCCACGCTGTTTCCCATCTGGGACCGGCTCTTCGGCACGGCCAATACGGACAATGTGTACCCCGCCACCGGGATCCGCGACCAACTGCACGGCGCGGACTACGGGGTGGGCTTCTGGCGCCAGCAGGGCCTCGGCCTCGCGCGCCTCGTGCGGGCCTTGCGCGGCGCCGCCACGACTCCCCCCGCGTACCCACGCGCAACTTCCAATCTTCCGGAATCGACCCCATGA
- a CDS encoding trypsin-like serine peptidase produces the protein MTRHRLPLAVVFAAAALLLHVPGAVASAQEMPPRAALPIAQAPQAFRLPNAAPAEAITLGRNLHKATGAAMYPGGPQWVATVRAAPVPFKLASWRAVDGGYVTRFRLSAEGAEGLRARFDLGTVPGAMEVRAAGDDGRVFTMTLDPMLGNEAWGPWTDGATQVVEVFSTVRPSAEALTVGALLNFDVGPTTKAAASCTVSTLCSTGNTGTDAAIAEAKKSIMRINGVVDGRGFNCSATLINTAKFPAAYVLTANHCVSTTATAASLTTRWFWETTACDVADASTSFQQVAGGMQLIFTNFNVDSTLMLMNSPPPTGAVYSGFSTGRLNDGTAVVSLSHPAADAARQARGSMTGLIRPSTETVSYPQDMYEVIFTVGATEGGSSGSGLFVQLGGSLRLTGILFGGTIGDSCTNPRDGIYSRFEIFHPQIDPYISLASVPVDDAPNRALDIIGTPLDPVADLPLNQRSGPLVIAGKQIGAAGDIDVYRFTLSQERAVALWSESSIDTIGTLLNQFGTGLESNDDGQTSSLDFGITRLLQAGTYFVQVAHFDGDGTGGYTVKAQAYDVGSNNYSDLWWNANESGWGINLSHQGTVIFATLYTYDTDGTPMWLVMSNGDRQADGSFTGILYRVTGPAFNASPWGPINAVQVGTMRLRFDNADLGTLTYTVNGASVSKQINRYSFGTAPTCKWSVFDRSFANNVQDLWWNPAENGWGINLVHQGNTIFATLYTYGPDGKAMWYVMSAGARQADGTFRGALYRTTGPAFNANPWTAISNFEVGTMTLKFYYRDDTTIYPGGGGNRATLTYTVNGVSVTKQIQRFDFANPKTECER, from the coding sequence ATGACCCGCCATCGCCTCCCGCTCGCCGTCGTCTTCGCGGCCGCCGCCTTGTTGCTGCACGTCCCGGGCGCTGTCGCCTCGGCGCAGGAGATGCCTCCCCGAGCCGCGCTGCCCATCGCGCAGGCGCCGCAGGCATTCCGCCTGCCCAATGCCGCGCCGGCCGAAGCGATCACGCTGGGCCGCAACCTGCACAAGGCCACGGGTGCGGCGATGTATCCGGGCGGCCCGCAGTGGGTCGCCACCGTGCGGGCTGCCCCCGTGCCATTCAAGCTCGCGAGCTGGCGCGCGGTCGACGGCGGCTACGTCACGCGCTTCCGGCTGAGCGCTGAAGGCGCCGAAGGCCTGCGCGCGCGCTTCGACCTGGGCACGGTGCCCGGCGCAATGGAAGTGCGCGCCGCCGGCGACGACGGCCGCGTGTTCACGATGACGCTCGATCCGATGCTCGGCAACGAAGCCTGGGGACCGTGGACCGACGGCGCGACGCAGGTCGTTGAAGTGTTCAGCACGGTGCGGCCTTCGGCGGAGGCGCTCACGGTCGGCGCGCTTCTCAACTTCGACGTGGGTCCGACCACCAAGGCCGCTGCGAGCTGCACGGTGTCCACACTTTGCTCCACCGGCAACACCGGGACCGATGCCGCGATCGCCGAAGCGAAGAAATCCATCATGCGCATCAACGGCGTGGTGGATGGCCGCGGCTTCAACTGCTCGGCCACGCTCATCAACACGGCGAAGTTCCCCGCGGCCTACGTGCTCACCGCGAACCACTGCGTGAGCACAACCGCCACCGCGGCGAGCCTCACGACGCGCTGGTTCTGGGAAACGACGGCGTGCGACGTCGCCGACGCTTCGACCAGCTTCCAGCAAGTCGCGGGCGGCATGCAGCTCATCTTCACGAACTTCAACGTCGACTCGACGCTGATGCTCATGAACAGCCCGCCGCCCACCGGCGCGGTGTACTCCGGCTTCAGCACGGGCCGCTTGAACGACGGCACGGCCGTGGTGAGCCTCAGCCATCCGGCGGCCGATGCCGCCCGGCAGGCGCGCGGTTCGATGACGGGCCTGATCCGTCCGAGCACCGAGACGGTGTCGTATCCGCAGGACATGTACGAGGTGATCTTCACCGTCGGAGCAACCGAAGGCGGCTCGAGCGGCTCGGGCCTCTTCGTGCAGCTGGGCGGCTCGTTGCGCCTCACGGGCATCCTGTTCGGCGGCACGATCGGAGACTCCTGCACGAACCCGCGCGACGGCATCTATTCGCGCTTCGAGATCTTCCATCCGCAGATTGATCCGTACATCAGCCTCGCCTCGGTGCCCGTCGACGATGCGCCCAACCGCGCGCTCGACATCATCGGCACGCCGCTCGATCCGGTCGCGGACCTCCCGCTCAACCAGCGCTCCGGCCCGCTCGTGATCGCGGGCAAGCAGATCGGCGCCGCGGGCGATATCGACGTCTATCGCTTCACGCTCTCGCAGGAGCGCGCGGTCGCGCTCTGGTCGGAAAGCTCGATCGACACGATCGGCACGCTGCTCAACCAGTTCGGTACGGGCCTCGAGTCGAACGACGACGGCCAGACGAGCAGCCTCGATTTCGGCATCACCCGCTTGCTGCAGGCCGGCACTTACTTCGTGCAGGTTGCGCACTTCGACGGGGACGGTACCGGCGGCTATACGGTGAAAGCGCAGGCGTACGACGTCGGCTCGAACAACTACTCCGACCTCTGGTGGAATGCCAACGAATCGGGCTGGGGCATCAACCTGAGCCACCAGGGCACGGTGATCTTCGCCACGCTCTACACGTACGACACCGACGGCACGCCGATGTGGCTGGTGATGTCCAACGGCGATCGCCAGGCCGACGGCTCCTTCACGGGCATTCTCTACCGCGTGACCGGCCCCGCGTTCAACGCGAGCCCCTGGGGCCCGATCAACGCCGTGCAGGTGGGCACGATGAGGCTCCGGTTCGACAACGCGGACCTTGGAACCCTCACGTACACCGTGAACGGCGCGAGCGTCTCGAAGCAGATCAACCGCTATTCCTTCGGCACGGCGCCCACGTGCAAGTGGTCGGTGTTCGATCGCAGCTTCGCCAACAACGTGCAGGACCTCTGGTGGAATCCCGCCGAGAATGGCTGGGGCATCAACCTCGTGCACCAGGGCAACACGATCTTCGCGACGCTCTACACCTACGGTCCGGATGGCAAGGCGATGTGGTACGTGATGTCCGCGGGCGCACGCCAGGCCGACGGCACGTTCCGCGGCGCGCTCTATCGCACGACAGGCCCCGCGTTCAACGCGAACCCGTGGACGGCGATCAGCAATTTCGAGGTCGGCACGATGACGCTCAAGTTCTACTATCGCGACGACACCACGATCTACCCGGGCGGCGGCGGCAACCGCGCGACCCTCACCTATACCGTGAACGGCGTTTCGGTCACCAAGCAGATCCAGCGCTTCGACTTCGCGAACCCGAAGACCGAGTGCGAACGCTAG